A window of Epinephelus lanceolatus isolate andai-2023 chromosome 3, ASM4190304v1, whole genome shotgun sequence genomic DNA:
GGTCTGTGTCTTCTACTGTCCGCCATCTTCTGCTTTCTTGCtttagatttgtttttcttgaaacaGACATGGTGTCACCTTAATCAGAGATTACTGCAATAAAATCAGCACCTTATTTCCATCTCCACAGTTGAATTATATTGATTCAGGCATTTAGaaaatcaattttaaaattGGGGGGAAAGAATGGCAGTAGTTAAAAAGCAGTGATACAGCCATGTTTTCCTAATGCAGAGCTTTTAAACATTCAAATTGCTTTACGTCTCTTAATTGTGACCTGCCCAAGATGCTTAATTTCTAACCCTGCTCCTTTGTCACCCTGTTTGACAGATGGTGGTGAAAACTTACATGGACATGGACCAAGACTCCGAAGAGGAGAAGCAGCAGTATCTCGGCCTGGCACTCCACCTCGCCTCAGAGTTCTTCCTCAGGAACCCCAATAAAGATGTAAGGTTACTGGTGGCCTGCTGTCTGGCTGACATCTTCAGGATCTATGCTCCAGAGGCCCCCTACACCTCCCACGACAAACTCAAGGTTTGGAACTGTCGCTGGATAACTGTATGCAATCCTACATCAAACAGCTAAGCACTATCCTCAAGGGAATAGTTTTTCAATAGCAGTCAAActtttcagttttgttccttacaTCAGCTGAAATGAGATTTAATGCAAATTTTAATGAGCTGTAGTTAATTAACAAGGACACGAGCAACACATAAGAAAAAGTAATTGTATAGTGTTATAAAATAATGTTATATAAGTGTACATGATATATCTGGGAAGAAGGGCCCTGAATGTCTGAATGAAGTCATCAGTATTCAGTTGATTCGGGCTCATCTTTTGGCAGTCCCATGAAGAAACTGATCAAAAAATGGTTTTACTGTAGAATTTCGGTCTGAACTTTGAACAGTAAAATGTGCATTAAGAGACGTTTGTAAGTTTGCAGCAGAATTACCACATCAAAGTGCCATCTAGATCTAACAAGCGTTTCAACATCACTGTGGGACTTTTAACGTTACCTTGAGGTAAACGTTGGCTGACATTGCACACCATCATGATTAATTTTGTCTCTGCTTGCTCTGATCAAATCTGCTCTGTTGAGAGCTTGCCAGGaaacttattttctttttttgaacaCTCACCAACACAAGCATAAAAACAATTAACTCAAGTGTTTTCCTGTCTTGTCTCCAGGACATCTTCCTGTTCATCACTAGACAACTGAAGGGACTGGAAGACACTAAGAGCCCTCAGTTCAACAGATACTTCTACCTGCTGGAGGTAAGGCATAGGGCTGGGTTAAAAATGGATTCAAATCGATCTTCGTCTGAATGACCGGATATCAATTCACAAAATCTGAGATCAGTCTTCTCATAAATGCCTTTTCCTGCAGATGCATGAAGCTTTAACCCCATTAATCTTGCTGCTATTAAACGGGCCCAGTGCTAACTCATTAAAGGtcgtagtattgataagctaCTTTGATGTTACCGGTTCTTTTAACTGTACTTTTAAACGCTTTGGTGAAATTTATCATCACACTGCAGTATCTCTGTGTGAGggctcctcacacacacacacacacacacacacacacacacacacacacagacagagtgaaCAGTAAAGAGGCTGAGGTAGAGACAGTGAAATGAATGGGTGAAATGTAGATTAATCGAGTTGATGACCATGCTCATCACTAAAAATGCTATAAAACGCAAGTAGATGAGCGAAATTTtaatctgctctgtccgcagtctctcatccaccgccTGTATGTTTTACACAAGCACACGGCACTAATTTGGTTAATAGTGATTTGTAACAAGCAAGCTGAAACCAAAGCTGTCTGTATGCGTATGGTAACTGTTGAGCTTAGTTTGCCACATATCACAAGATTTAGCAGTGGTACCTACAGAGAATGAACCAacctcagcagcagagggaggcaCAAAGACGACAGCAGGAatgactgatgtctgtgttcttcATTCTGTCTAAATTTCACTCAGTGTTTTGATGTCAggaatgatttattttactgacattttagaTTGATTTCCAGTGGGATATTATTGAGTGGCTTTGCTGTCATAAACATTGTTGCTGCCGCTGCTCTAGAACCATGTAGTTATACTATACTGTATTTAATTTGAATCCTAATATCAATTCATATTCAAACAAAAGTTGTATTTGAACTGAAATATCTCTAATTAAATCAATATTGAATTGAAGGAGTAACGCGTCGTTATATGTTTCTCTAGAACCTGGCGTGGGTGAAGTCATACAACATATGCTTTGAACTGGAGGACTGCAACGAGATCTTCATCCAGCTTTTCAAAACACTCTTCTCTGTCATCAAGTAAGGCAGTTGTTATCTGCTAATGTGTCCTTTTGTGTGAATACTCTTCATTTCTTATAACACTGTTTTTTCTCCACATTCTGAAATAACACTAATATCAGACTCTTTCTACATTTCAGCAAAGTCCTACTGGTAGCCTTTAAATCTGACACATGTATAAATAAGCTCCATTTTTACTACCTTTTTAACAAGTTCTGCTTACTTAAAAACATGCAGACTGATAAAATCACAGTCACCATGATCCAGGTCAAGATGGGGTTACAGTGAATATTCACTCTTTGctttatattattattgtttcagTTTTCCTTTAATATATTTCTTCCTTCCTCCACAGTAACAGCCATAACCAGAAAGTGCAGATGCACATGATGGACCTGATGAGCTCCATCATCATGGAGGGCGACGGAgtcacacaggagctgctggataCCATCCTCATAAACCTCATCCCCGCACACAAGgtgggacacacacaaacaccatttTATGTATTATCTTATTATACTGTCATGTATATCTGTTTATTTAGTGTGGTTTAGATAGATCTACAGACATAATTATGaaacatgttgtcatttttcaaaactGTGGATTAAAATCCTATTATAAAACCATTTGCAGCACAAAcactgtttattgtttattatttctTGAGTAACTTAGTGAGACTTGGGTGGACCATTCGCAGCTTCTTTGACATTTCTCGCATTTTCCTCTTTTGTCTTTAGTAATGAAAACCTATTCTGAGCCTTATTACTCTGAACAATAATGAAGTGGGTCTTTTGGTGCAAcaacatctttttctttttgttttttctttgtttttttcccttctgaATTTCTGTTAATCTGTCAAAAATGACAACAGTGAGCCTTGCATATTTGTCAACCACAAGCttaatatattttgtgtatCAGTGAATGTTTGAATAAGATGTTCGCTGTCAGTTAAACTAACTAATCAGTGTTTATCTTCCCTCGGAACAGAATCTGAACAAGCAAGCGTACGATCTTGCCAAGACTCTGCTGAAGAAGACCGTCCAGACCATCGAGACATGCATTGCAAACGTAAGAAGCAGCCTCTctcattcattttcagtttgcccgtgttgtttttttcttaactcTTGTCCTCAGACTCATTACGTAAACTGCTGTCTGTATCTACAGTACATCTTGTTTAATAAAGTATTTTGTCTCACACagtgttattttttcttcttcctcagttCTTCAATCAGGTTTTAGTGATGGGCAAGTCCTCAGTCAGCGATTTATCGGAGCACGTCTTTGACCTCATCCAGGAACTGTTTGCCATCGACCCTATGCTGCTTACCTCTGTCATGCCACAGCTGGAATTCAAACTTAAGgttaacacaacacacacacgcgcacacgcacacacacacacacacacacacacacagtcagcatcATCGTCATGCTGTGCTCAAAAGATTAACATTATTCAGAGTGTAGATAATGTCAGATTTATGAGTGATGTAACTTTGTATTGTGATTGTTGAATCAGTTGTAGAGCAGTATTAATTGACAAACTGACAAAATCTAAAGTTTAAGCACGGTATGTTTCTCTGTGAGTCAGTTTTACCTCTCAGTAGTGTCAGATAATGCCCATCCTGTGTTATCTTGGTGAAGCAACCTTTACCCAGGCAACCCAGGACACTTGCGCTTTTAAACAGTAAATACAggaacataaacaaaacatgtttttttgttgttgttgttgttgttgttggtatTTTTTAAGAGCAACCTTTGTCATGTGGCTAGGGCAAATTGTTAGTGAGACTCACAGACTTATGCTACAATAAATTTATCCATAGATTATATTCACTTATCCATGGGGCGGGGGACATTTGATTAGAGGCAGGTACACTCTGAAAAGGTTTGTGGTCCTTCACAGGGCTCATAAAAAATTGACAAACATTCATGGTTACATTCACAtctacaggcaatttagtgtCATCAGtcaacctaacctgcatgtttcTGCTCCAGTGTAGGTGCGTGTGTGtaccacagactgtaaacaagTATGAATATGGGtcagtttgtatgtttttttttctgttgaagcTCCCCAGCTCTGTATGCAAAGGTACTACAGGTTGTGCAGGTTCTGGATAGTTTGtctcactgttgttgttttagcaGGAGTAAATCTATTATGACTTTGAAAGACAGCCTCAAAAAGGCAACTtgtatttctgtgttttgttttcgcAGAGCAATGATGGCGAGGAGCGTCTAGCTGTTGTACGGTTGCTAGCtaagttgtttggggccaaagACTCAGAGCTAGCCTCACAGAACAGACCACTGTGGCAGTGCTTCTTAGGACGGTGAGTTACATGAacaagtagacacacacacacacacacacacacacacacacacacacacacaaattgatTCCTTATGCAGATCCAGTTCAACCAAGGGGGGGTTATTAAGAGGAAAGGGGTATAATTTGCCGTagaacagacaaaagacattTCTAAAGATATATAAAAAGGTTGTAGTGAAATTACTCCCTTGTTATCTTTTTCAATGGTTGATGAACTCATGAAGCCGGAGCATTTAGGCTGGTGGTTGTAAGGATCTGGTTTGCTGATTTAAGCGACCACTTTCTTAAGTTAAATTAAGAGTTAGATGGTACACAGTGAAGTACACAGATTTTCAATTGACATTGAAAAATGAACACAGGAAGCTGATCTGTACTCCTATGAGGAGGTTGAGATGAAATTAAACTTTGAAAGGAAGCGCGGCTCAGTAAGGAAAACTTCTGAATTCTGTAAATCATAGCACAGTTGGTTAAAGGAGGATCAGCTGAGGTGAGTTGTCTGAATTGACACGGCATGCTGAAGAAGACCTTGTGCAAATTAATCATATTCCTCCTGATTTGTATTTCCTAAGTCACTCACTGGCTCGCTTACCTGCTCTCTCAGAGTGTGATGTTAATGTCCTTATCtataatgggttttttttttctccaggttCAATGACATCCACGTCCCAGTCAGGCTAGAGTGTGTAAAGTTTGCCAGCCACTGCCTCATGAACCACCCAGACCTGgccagagacctgacaggtgtgtctgtgttttctgaCTCAATGTGTCTTCTTCACTTTTCCCTTTaattctgtcttttctttcacATTTATTCCCTGAACACAAATGTGGTTAcatgtgtttctttttatcACCCTATCAGAGTATTTGAAGGTGCGTTCTCACGACCCAGAGGAAGCCATCCGTCATGATGTCATTGTCACCATCATCAACGCCGGGAAGAAAGACCTCAACTTGGTCAATGACCAGCTGTTGGGCTTCGTACGAGAAAGGACATTAGACAAGAGAGTGAGACAAATACACAGTCACTTGTGTTGCATCAGAAGTGCAGATGTTGTGATAGTCATGTAGGAAATGAATCAAATGGTGTTTAAGATAGTCACGGAAGCAGGTGGCTATTTGATTTAGCTTTCACGTTTGAAATCTTTCTCCTGTTCATTCAAATTGTTACACattaaattgaaaacaaaacagtagaAGACTTTCCCTCAATGCCAAGTTGCTTTTTTGTATACCTCAATAAATTTAAATTTGCTTTCTTCATCTTAATATAATTCGGTTGTCCTGATCTGTTTTTCCTCCCTCTGCTTTCTCCCCCTACAGTGGCGTGTGCGTAAGGAGGCCATGATGGGCCTGGCTCAGCTTTATAAGAAATACTGTCTGCACCATGAGGCCGGTAAAGAGTCTGCCCTGAAGATCAGCTGGATCAAAGACAAACTGCTGCACATCTACTATCAGAACAGCATTGACGACAAGTGAGCATATACACtgacatatatgtgaatgttgAAAAGAACAAAGCAGCTGTGTCAGACAGTTGAGCCCTTGTCAACATCACTTAAGGCGAGGTTGCCATTAGAAACAGCATAAATGTTTGGAGAAACCGCCTACTAGTATTCAGAATGCTTGAGGTACTTTGTGTCTTCTGTATAATACATTTCTTTGAAATATGCTTTTATGAGACTTTGATTAACTGACATTAGGAAATATGCTGAATGGTACAGAAGTCTAGAGATATTAGTACAGATCTTTGTCAGTGTATATGTCATTACTGCATTCAAgtatatttgtacatttactTTATTGTCCTTTTGCATAATTCACGTAAACTCACCTTTGTTCTTCAGGTTATTAGTGGAGAAGATCTTCGCTCAGTACATGGTCCCTCACAGTCTTGACACAGAGGAGAAGATGAAGTGTCTGTACTACCTGTATGCCTGCCTGGACACTAACGCTGTCAAGTCAGTAAACCTGCAATATTGCGCTTCCGTAGCAAAAGCACATTTTTGGATTGTACACATGAATACGTTGACCCCTAACTTTTAATGTATGTTTGCCATGAATACATTTATTGAGAAAATCCAAAACTGCTCAGTGTCAAGCAAACTTAAATCTGTATCTACAAACTAGAGATGGGCGATGATTGCATTTTCTAATGAATTTGAATTTATGGCTTAGGaccatgttaaaaaaatgtaatttattttcagTATAATTACGGTCCAGAACTGCCACCTGTTCCCTGAGCTCCCATAGTTCATGTGCTTACATTCATAGACCCTACAACAGTGGAGCAACACTGACACAGCAAACACATCTTAtacacatttctctctctgttgctgttgtggCTGACTGGGAACCTGCAGGCAATGTTCCAGCTCAAGAATTTGATCTGCGCCCACCATAGTATGAGTGACTTGCACGCCAGTCCActtgttgtgctaaccttaGCACATGTTGCTAACAGCATATGGCTAAAACATTCCGGGTGGATATTTGGTTCCACATTATGTGCATCAATCTACATACTCATACTGGGACAGCTGTTTGTATACACAAACTAATACAGCCATAGATTGCTGTAACGTTACTGTGCGATACTCCTGTGAAGTTGCAGAAGTGTTTTCACTTTGGCATAGGAAAATCTTTGATTAGCATTGCTTGCTCCATTGTTGACATCTACCTGGTGCTTGTTGTTATAATGGTTGTGCTGACGTTATCAATTAAGCACAAAGTTTCTGGATTTCCTCACAGGTGTGTGTATTGACCTTGGTATGAAGTGTCCGTAGCACAAATTAATACTACGTTTGTGAAGATTTAGGATGGAGCCCTCTGCTCCTTTCCttgtctcttctctcctctgctcatgcaaaaaaacaaaaaaaaattgcagcagTGGGCATTTTCCAGTGTAACGGTGCTGCTAAGTGCATATAAGGGAATCACTGCCATTACACTGTGCAGGTAACATTTACATCATAATGATACGTTACAGCAAAAaacttgcattttttttccagtttccaGTATTGCCCAGCCCTGCCACTAACAATatgaaaacaacacattaacagtccagcatatactgtacatatcttAAGCACAGCATATTGATCATCACCTTTGTTTTTGCCATCTCTGACATCTTCTCTGCTCTTTTGGTGTATTGTTTGCTCTCAGGGCTCTGAATGAGATGTGGAAGTGTCAGAACATGCTCAGAGGCCTCGTCAAAGAGCTGCTTGACCTCCACAAGCTGCCAGTGGTGTGTTGATCCTCACATTTACATACAAAACTATCCatctcctctgtgtttttggATGGAAATATGTTtaacttttttcctctctctttcccatGGTAGTCTGAGGCTAATAACACAGCCATGTTCGGGAAGCTGATGAGTATTGCCAGTAAGTCGGAAGCTGcacaaatatatacagtacacctTCAATCCACCTGCCTTGTTATTTCTTCAAAATGGTAAAGGTTCTTTACACGTAATGTGAGCCTAATTAAGCTCTTCTTTATGTTCACAGAAAATCTGCCAGACGCTGGAAAGGCCCAGGACTTCATGAAGAAGTTCAATCAGGTTCTCGGTGAGGACGAGAAGCTCAGAGTTCAGCTGGAGATGCTCATCAGCCCGACCTGCTCCTGCAAACAAGCTGAGATCTGTGTGGTGAGAGAAACACTCATCCATttacagggtgtctgcaggtcctctAAGAAGTCTAACAcctcattaattcatttttttaatatttggccTTTTAAGTAATTCAGtagttttaaatttgaatttgtaagATCTTAATTGCCACTAACATCTAATTAAATGTATCCTtccttttattaatttatttacttcTGTGTGAAGGTCCTCGTTTTTGATGTTATAAATCCTTAAACCTACCACTGACCTTAATactgttttttacttttatacttTGACTtagctgttggcaaaatgtagattaacttaACTCCCTCTAATAaacatattcctacataaaagcTACCTCTGCATGGGACTATATATGTTCTAACAATGCATACTGCAATgcctgaataaaaaaaaatatgtatgtatccaaaaatcagtcttaaaGTTGGCCTTAAATTTATCTTGAAAAGTTCTTAAAGAGCATTAAGTtaaagtgtctgatacctgtagacaccctgatttAGcattacacactcacactcactctCTATCTTTAGCGAGACAACAGTGctttgagtttgtttgtttttttagcctGTATTTACACTGTAGCTTTAAATCCCTTTAAGACTATATTTTTGTTCGGTGTGATGTTTTAGAGAAGGAAATTGTGGTAGTCACTGAAAATAGTtaattttatcaacattttcaaGGTGCAGtcacttaaaaatgaaaatttaatttTGTAGTAGCAGGAACTGATGCCATGCTATAAAAGGAACAGCTTCTACACATACAGCATTGATTAACACCTCATCAAAACTTGGTCTCAGTTTACTTTAACAGAGCAAGCCATGCAACTGCTACTCTTGTTTTTATCTTCATGGTGTTAATCAACTATCACATTATTATTAAAGAGTTACGGAGAACACCACTCCACCATGTTTGATTTGCAGCTAACAAGTCACACTCATGTTTGAATGTTAGGTAATGAAATAGGAAACTGTAATCAGAGCACACATTCAGGGTCAAAGAATGAAGGTACTTTAGTAAGGTTGTCCTACATTTAACAATAGAAACCTTGGCGTAAATGCACGCGCAGATTTATAAGCATAAGTCCATGAGTGTTGGTGATAACCTCAAGCTGTTTGTACTGTGCGCAGAGGGAAATCACTCGGAAGCTGACGTTCCCCAAGCAGCCCACTAACCCATTCCTGGAGATGGTTAAATTCCTACTGGAGCGCATCGCCCCCGTCCACATCGACTCTGAGGCCATCAGGTCAGAAACATTCCTGACATGTTCAACACACAAAGTTGGGATTTATTCTTCAAATTTCACAACATACTAAAAATATCAGCAGATGTTTAAGTCTAAGTTCTAATACCAGTAATATTTAGAAAAGGTTAAGAGTGCATTTTGATTCAAATTGAAAGAGATGAAACTGTATTGTTAGTCCTGTTCCATCagatttaagtgtttttttttgtacagtacacaaatacagtgagGCAGAGCAGCACTGCCTGTCTCAGTGATAGGGAGCTTCATGTTACCCGTGTCTCTGTGTCATTGTGCAATACCATTAACAGGCTTTTCTCATTCACTGAGACACCTAGTGGTGGTAAGGTGTACCTGCAGGCCTTAGACAGGGAACAGGTTTAACCCTTTCCGCTTTATGGAAAAACACCATGACAAGGGAAACACACGTACTAAGTGACTTCAGATGCTTAATTTAGGCTGTGTGAcaatttcaattacatttgctCCAGTTTGTCATGTAACACACGTTTCAGCTATATTACCAAAGGGGTCATAATAgtccatttgttttcttttagtgCTCTGGTGAAGCTGCTGAACAAGTCCATCGAGGGCACAGCTGATGACGATGAGGAGGGCGTTACCCCTGATACCGCCATCCGCTCTGGCCTGGAGCTACTCAAGGTAAAGAGCATGGACCCAGCATACTGTTGTAAAATGTAATGAGTGTGTTATTAGTAGTGACGGGTTGCTTgctcacacaaaagactgtcaCACTCTTAAAGGATGGATTGTGCTTTTAATGTTGGATAGTAAACAACATCTACTTGGTTTCATTTCCTGTAGGTTCTGTCGTTCACCCACCCCACAGCGTTCCACTCGGCAGAAACCTACGAgtctctgctgcagtgtttgaaGATGGAGGATGAAAAAGTGGCAGAGGCAGCCATCCAGATATTCAGAAACACAGGGCAGAAGATTGAGACAGAGCTACAGCAAATACGATCGTAAGAGAGATGTTAACTCTTACTTTTAAGTGTTAATGATAAATTCTAACAGAAAGGATTTCAATGAAACAGTAGTCTGTTGCTTTGTGAATCTACGGGCAAATCATCCACATGTCTGGCACTATGTGGTCCACATCTGGATGAATGAAAAGAAACGATCTGTTTTATGAGACTCCTTCCAATGTCTGTTATGTTTCCATCAGGACTCTGATTCCCATCCTGCATCAGAAAGCTAAGCGGGGAACACCTCACCAGGC
This region includes:
- the pds5a gene encoding sister chromatid cohesion protein PDS5 homolog A — encoded protein: MEFPQQQKPAGDGKIIYPPGVKEITDKISNDEVVKRLKMVVKTYMDMDQDSEEEKQQYLGLALHLASEFFLRNPNKDVRLLVACCLADIFRIYAPEAPYTSHDKLKDIFLFITRQLKGLEDTKSPQFNRYFYLLENLAWVKSYNICFELEDCNEIFIQLFKTLFSVINNSHNQKVQMHMMDLMSSIIMEGDGVTQELLDTILINLIPAHKNLNKQAYDLAKTLLKKTVQTIETCIANFFNQVLVMGKSSVSDLSEHVFDLIQELFAIDPMLLTSVMPQLEFKLKSNDGEERLAVVRLLAKLFGAKDSELASQNRPLWQCFLGRFNDIHVPVRLECVKFASHCLMNHPDLARDLTEYLKVRSHDPEEAIRHDVIVTIINAGKKDLNLVNDQLLGFVRERTLDKRWRVRKEAMMGLAQLYKKYCLHHEAGKESALKISWIKDKLLHIYYQNSIDDKLLVEKIFAQYMVPHSLDTEEKMKCLYYLYACLDTNAVKALNEMWKCQNMLRGLVKELLDLHKLPVSEANNTAMFGKLMSIAKNLPDAGKAQDFMKKFNQVLGEDEKLRVQLEMLISPTCSCKQAEICVREITRKLTFPKQPTNPFLEMVKFLLERIAPVHIDSEAISALVKLLNKSIEGTADDDEEGVTPDTAIRSGLELLKVLSFTHPTAFHSAETYESLLQCLKMEDEKVAEAAIQIFRNTGQKIETELQQIRSTLIPILHQKAKRGTPHQAKQAVHCIHAIFNNKEVQLAQIFEPLSRSLNADVPEQLITPLVSLGHISMLAPDQFASPMKSIVANFIVKDLLMNDRSVGNKNGKLWTTDEEVSPEVLAKVQAIKLLVRWLLGMKNNQSKSANSTLRLLSAMLVSEGDLTEQKKISKSDMSRLRLAAGGAIMKLAQEPCYHDIITPEQFQLCGLVINDECYQVRQIFAQKLHLALVKLLLPLEYLAVFALCAKDPVKERRAHARQCLLKNISVRREYIKQNPLAQEKLVSLLPEYVVPYMIHLLAHDPDFTKPHEYEQLKDIKECLWFMLEVLMTKNENNSHAFLRKMVENIKQTKDAQCPDDAKANEKLYIVCDVALFVIANKSTACHLDFPKDPVLPSKFFLVQDKDFKNDKEYLTTEMRQMLLTGKPKPAPVLGAVNKPLTVPGRRIFTKTPTASDTASNTSTNSTPLSSSTINKNSNSNAATESSESRAQENNENPVIKVEEVKKEEPSQNATPDSETEAPVKRRGRPPKTAAAAPAVAEKEGAAAPTGGGAGRGRKRAADPNSNPSAESINIKMSKQQQQNDEGTKRQIDLQR